AAAACTGCATACGCATAGCTTCAGTGACGGTTAGTAGCTATTCGCACCTTGCCAAAAGAATTAGCACAGAGTAGCAACCTACCGAAAATGGTTGTGTCTTGATCGTACTCGACACCAGGACTGACTCTGAGTATGGTTCCGAAGTTGTAGTCGCTAATCTTCTTCTCGTACTCCTTGATAAATTTCCGCCACTtttccttgccctccttgcTCTTCATACTATCCTCGTCGATGGGTGCCGCAGGATCGAAGTCGGGAAATTCCCTCTTGAAGTGCTCGTAGATATCGTCGTCCATCTTTGTTAATCTGAGCTGCGAACCGCGGACTTTCTCGAGAATCGCCCAGTATGTCATCAAGTGTTCGACGGCTAAACCGGGAAACTGTAAGTATCGATGGGAGTATTAATCGACTGAAGAAAACTGACCTTTCACCGCGAactgcttctccatctgAAGTCATGATTAGCGTCAGCAATCGTCGCATTGATTAGGTGCACTAGGTCTCGACAAAAACTTACATCCTCCAGGT
The Aspergillus fumigatus Af293 chromosome 4, whole genome shotgun sequence DNA segment above includes these coding regions:
- a CDS encoding polysaccharide biosynthesis domain-containing protein, producing MSKPFDPETAENLEDMEKQFAVKAVEHLMTYWAILEKVRGSQLRLTKMDDDIYEHFKREFPDFDPAAPIDEDSMKSKEGKEKWRKFIKEYEKKISDYNFGTILRVSPGVEYDQDTTIFAMRMQFYAIEIAR